From Verrucomicrobia bacterium S94, the proteins below share one genomic window:
- a CDS encoding response regulator yields the protein MEMKKILLVEDDIRDVELAISSLDEHNLSNEVAVARDGAEALDYLYRRGAFSDRPPGNPVVVFLDLKMPKVDGHEVLQQIKNDPELCTIPVVILTSSREEQDLAQSYEAHANAYVVKPVLFEAFTKAVQDLGLFWVLTNEPPPQVRK from the coding sequence ATGGAAATGAAAAAAATATTGCTGGTAGAGGATGATATTCGGGATGTCGAACTGGCGATCTCTTCGCTGGATGAGCATAACCTTTCCAATGAAGTGGCGGTTGCGCGCGATGGGGCGGAGGCGCTGGACTATCTGTATCGGCGGGGTGCCTTTTCGGATCGTCCGCCGGGAAACCCGGTTGTGGTTTTTCTTGATCTTAAAATGCCGAAGGTGGATGGGCATGAGGTATTGCAGCAGATCAAAAATGATCCTGAGCTCTGTACGATACCGGTTGTGATTCTGACCTCTTCGCGTGAAGAGCAGGATCTGGCACAAAGCTATGAGGCGCATGCAAATGCCTATGTGGTCAAACCGGTGCTCTTTGAGGCGTTTACCAAAGCGGTGCAGGATCTGGGATTATTCTGGGTGCTGACCAATGAGCCTCCGCCTCAGGTCCGGAAATAA
- a CDS encoding PAS domain S-box protein, with the protein MNKPIDLRLLIVEDDPNDAELEIAELEANGFHCQWDRVETREAYLEGLTRTDYDLILSDYTLPAFDGLTALGLLSQQKQEIPFILVSGTVGEEFAINSLKAGATDYVLKERISRLAPVVHRALEEHRERQERKQAQQQLLSVNARFRAIVETANDAIITTDSMGIVQDWNPAAKQVFGYSAKEMEGRTVTCILPERYRNDRYHNLRELISDCEQERVGNTMELTGIRKDGTEFPMDLSLASWTDSEEIYYTAIIRDITERKQVEESLRQHNLELEQFNKMATGRELRMIELKQEINALCRELGREAPYA; encoded by the coding sequence ATGAACAAGCCGATTGATTTACGATTGCTCATTGTTGAAGACGATCCGAATGATGCCGAACTTGAAATTGCAGAGTTGGAGGCGAATGGATTTCATTGTCAGTGGGATCGGGTGGAAACCCGAGAGGCTTATCTGGAGGGGCTTACCCGTACCGATTATGATCTGATTCTTTCTGATTATACACTGCCTGCGTTTGATGGTCTGACTGCCCTCGGTCTGCTGTCACAGCAGAAACAGGAGATCCCGTTCATTCTGGTTTCGGGAACCGTCGGGGAAGAGTTTGCTATTAACAGTCTTAAAGCCGGCGCAACCGATTATGTACTCAAGGAGCGGATTTCCCGCCTGGCTCCCGTTGTACACCGTGCTTTGGAGGAGCACCGGGAACGTCAGGAACGAAAGCAGGCGCAGCAACAGCTGCTGTCCGTGAATGCCCGTTTCCGGGCCATTGTGGAAACTGCGAATGATGCGATCATTACAACCGACAGCATGGGGATTGTTCAGGATTGGAATCCGGCAGCCAAACAGGTATTCGGTTATTCCGCAAAGGAAATGGAAGGTCGGACGGTGACCTGTATTCTTCCGGAGCGCTATCGCAATGACCGGTACCATAATCTGCGCGAACTGATTTCGGACTGTGAGCAGGAGAGAGTTGGAAATACGATGGAACTGACCGGGATCCGGAAGGACGGTACGGAATTTCCCATGGACCTCTCTCTGGCTTCGTGGACCGATTCCGAGGAGATTTATTATACGGCGATCATTCGGGATATTACCGAGCGGAAACAGGTGGAGGAATCGCTGCGGCAGCATAATCTGGAACTGGAGCAGTTCAATAAAATGGCTACCGGTCGGGAACTGCGGATGATCGAACTGAAGCAGGAAATTAACGCGCTGTGCCGTGAACTCGGTCGGGAAGCGCCCTACGCCTGA
- a CDS encoding PAS domain S-box protein, with amino-acid sequence MVDVLQKTGSALACRWMRSALITELPEFSRLEELASHMCEHLYALTGTTAVAFYLHSNNDSDCRPVSVYPPQSSSQVELDRLSGLCPVCRPAPLPFLVKDLAPEDPLYDPLKKGGIENLLRVPVHSAHMLAGQFVLFNVQDKNCAVAFEAALNQLEPTIGLALQYCAARREIKQQKSMLEELVELRTAELQRVNAELADSRLAALNMMEDAILSGEKMAYQNNLFNSFMDSLPSLVLFKDTEGRLLTVNKAFAEWKKEDPENLLGKTVYDFLPQDEAEQIEKDDRYVMETGETLQKEQFIGRRWWMVIKVPRYNEAGAVVGSYEVIWDITDRKEAEKQLELSRFAMDHSSLAIFLADENGRFHYTNKRATELLGYSPEEFLNMSVADIERENVSSSGGWEAIWNSVKQKSRSNFEALHRAKNGTVIPVEVAANYLTWGDREYVIGFTADITERKAAREQLEASEAQFRSYIEHAPHGIFISDETGNYLDVNGAAATMTGYPVEELRQMHLLDFYEDVKVRTKAEKSFRSVLEGENVQVELPFRTKSGDERWWSISTAPLPNHRFIGFAEDITSRVRITAALKASREQYSTLLSNLPGMAYLCSDDESWTMRFISSGCLDITGYAPQAIIGNRLVSFADLMHPEDRERVNEAVKTSLRIQAHFEQEYRIHTRTGEEKWVWERGIGRKDSEGNTVIEGFISDITERKKAEEQLRKVSEEQNMILSNSTLGIALVRNRMFEWVNPRMSEILGIPIEEIQDHSTRLLYMSDEDYSRKSAEAYETLSRNKLYDRTVQFKHAKGHSFWGRLTGKALNPENPDDGSIWMLEDITVRRESEEELLRLSTALEQTPDSIVITDIDGTIQYVNPAFEISTGYTRNEVIGTNPRLLKSGEHRDRIYETLWKTVAGGRIWEGRLINRRKDGSLITEEVSIAPVKDDTGQIINYVAIQRDITADLAREEELRQSQKMEAIGLLAGGVAHDFNNILQAIQGFCELLLYDLAPESQQYQNALEIKQSAAKAVGLTRQLLAFGRKQPLDARLLDVQTVLQENEALLHILLGEHYALQMDCKPALPRIRMDAGQLTQIIMNLAVNARDAMPEGGLFSVSAEQIVLEQQETGMPGSRPGSFIRLSFSDTGSGIEPRILSRLFEPFFTTKDVGKGTGLGLSVVYGIMQQNNGWVNVSSEKGSGTTFSLYFPVAETHGGDDPDRAGSQESDFLRILVVEDDPQLQPLFKEVLEAAEFSVYIAGSIKEAMRWLQRLENRIDLLLTDMQLSDGYGIDLADRLRKDYPHLPVLLCSGYPEQEQRWENLEQSSYVFLHKPFTAVGLMNSIQKAVIKIEQENRDGDHYRY; translated from the coding sequence ATGGTCGATGTTTTACAGAAAACCGGATCGGCACTCGCGTGCCGATGGATGCGTTCAGCTTTAATCACGGAGCTGCCGGAATTCAGCCGGCTCGAAGAGCTGGCGAGTCACATGTGTGAACACCTCTATGCGCTGACGGGTACAACGGCAGTTGCCTTTTATCTTCATTCGAACAATGACTCCGACTGTCGGCCGGTTTCGGTATATCCGCCGCAGAGCAGCTCGCAGGTTGAGCTGGACCGCCTGTCGGGTCTGTGTCCGGTGTGCCGCCCGGCTCCGCTTCCCTTTCTGGTGAAAGATCTGGCGCCGGAGGACCCCCTGTATGATCCGCTGAAGAAGGGAGGAATTGAAAATCTGCTGCGCGTTCCTGTTCACAGTGCACATATGCTTGCCGGACAGTTTGTGCTGTTCAATGTACAGGATAAAAACTGTGCCGTCGCATTTGAAGCTGCACTGAATCAGCTGGAACCGACTATCGGTCTTGCATTGCAGTATTGCGCGGCACGCCGGGAAATCAAGCAGCAGAAAAGTATGCTCGAAGAGCTGGTTGAGTTGCGTACGGCGGAGCTTCAGCGTGTGAATGCTGAGCTGGCCGATTCGCGTCTCGCGGCATTGAATATGATGGAGGATGCCATTTTATCGGGCGAAAAAATGGCGTATCAGAATAATCTGTTCAATTCCTTCATGGACTCGTTGCCTTCACTGGTTTTATTCAAAGATACAGAGGGCCGGTTGCTCACGGTGAATAAGGCATTTGCTGAGTGGAAAAAGGAAGATCCGGAAAACCTGCTCGGAAAAACCGTATATGATTTTCTTCCGCAGGATGAGGCGGAACAGATTGAAAAAGATGATCGTTATGTCATGGAAACCGGTGAAACTCTCCAGAAGGAGCAGTTTATCGGTCGGCGCTGGTGGATGGTTATCAAGGTTCCGCGTTACAATGAAGCCGGAGCTGTGGTCGGTAGTTACGAAGTGATCTGGGATATTACCGATCGTAAAGAGGCGGAAAAACAGCTGGAGCTGAGTCGTTTTGCCATGGATCACTCCAGTCTGGCTATTTTTCTGGCGGATGAAAACGGGCGGTTTCACTATACCAACAAACGGGCAACCGAACTGCTGGGCTATTCACCGGAGGAATTTCTGAATATGTCCGTTGCGGATATTGAGAGGGAGAACGTCTCGTCTTCCGGGGGGTGGGAGGCAATCTGGAATTCGGTGAAACAGAAAAGCCGGTCGAATTTTGAAGCATTGCACCGGGCTAAAAACGGTACTGTAATTCCTGTGGAAGTCGCGGCCAACTATCTGACCTGGGGAGATCGGGAATATGTGATCGGCTTTACCGCAGACATCACTGAACGCAAAGCCGCCAGGGAGCAGCTTGAGGCCAGCGAGGCTCAGTTCCGCAGTTATATCGAACATGCTCCGCACGGTATTTTTATCAGCGATGAAACCGGAAACTATCTTGATGTCAACGGCGCGGCGGCGACCATGACCGGTTATCCTGTTGAGGAATTGCGGCAGATGCATCTGCTGGATTTTTATGAAGATGTAAAGGTGCGGACAAAGGCGGAAAAGAGCTTTCGGTCCGTGCTGGAAGGTGAAAATGTGCAGGTGGAACTGCCGTTCCGGACCAAAAGCGGGGATGAACGATGGTGGTCGATTTCAACAGCACCGTTACCGAACCATCGTTTTATCGGATTTGCCGAGGATATTACCTCGCGGGTTCGAATAACTGCAGCGCTGAAAGCATCGCGGGAGCAGTATTCCACATTGCTCTCAAACCTGCCCGGTATGGCCTATCTGTGCAGTGATGATGAGAGCTGGACCATGCGGTTTATCAGTAGCGGGTGCCTGGATATTACAGGATATGCGCCGCAGGCTATTATCGGAAACCGGCTGGTATCTTTTGCGGATCTGATGCATCCCGAAGATCGTGAACGGGTGAACGAGGCTGTGAAAACGAGCCTGCGGATTCAGGCGCATTTCGAACAGGAATACCGGATTCATACGCGTACCGGCGAGGAAAAATGGGTTTGGGAACGGGGTATCGGGCGGAAGGATTCCGAAGGAAATACGGTTATTGAAGGATTCATTTCAGATATCACCGAACGAAAAAAAGCCGAAGAGCAGCTGCGTAAAGTCAGCGAAGAACAGAACATGATTCTCAGCAACAGTACGCTGGGTATTGCGTTGGTGCGGAACCGGATGTTTGAGTGGGTGAATCCCCGGATGTCCGAAATTCTGGGGATTCCTATTGAGGAAATTCAGGACCACTCCACCCGGCTGCTGTATATGTCGGATGAGGATTACAGCAGAAAGTCTGCAGAAGCATATGAGACGTTGTCCAGAAATAAACTTTATGACCGGACGGTGCAGTTTAAACACGCTAAGGGTCATAGTTTCTGGGGACGCCTGACCGGAAAGGCGCTGAACCCTGAAAATCCTGATGACGGATCGATCTGGATGCTCGAAGACATTACCGTTCGCCGGGAAAGCGAAGAGGAGCTGCTGCGTCTTTCGACTGCCCTGGAGCAGACTCCCGATTCTATTGTGATTACCGATATTGACGGTACCATACAGTATGTTAACCCGGCTTTTGAAATAAGTACCGGGTATACACGTAATGAGGTGATAGGCACGAATCCGAGGCTGCTGAAGAGCGGGGAGCATCGGGACAGAATTTATGAAACGCTGTGGAAAACGGTTGCCGGCGGAAGGATCTGGGAGGGTCGGCTGATCAACCGGAGAAAAGACGGGTCGCTCATTACCGAAGAAGTCTCTATTGCACCGGTTAAGGATGATACCGGCCAAATCATTAATTATGTAGCCATCCAACGGGATATTACGGCAGACCTGGCGCGCGAAGAGGAATTGCGGCAGAGCCAGAAAATGGAGGCCATCGGTCTGCTGGCCGGCGGGGTGGCTCACGACTTTAACAACATTCTTCAGGCCATTCAGGGATTCTGCGAACTGTTGCTCTACGATCTCGCACCGGAATCGCAGCAGTATCAGAATGCACTGGAAATCAAACAGTCTGCAGCAAAAGCGGTTGGTCTGACCAGACAGCTTCTGGCGTTCGGCCGTAAGCAGCCGCTGGATGCCCGTCTGCTGGATGTGCAGACGGTGCTGCAGGAAAACGAGGCCCTGCTGCATATCCTGCTGGGAGAACACTATGCGTTGCAGATGGATTGCAAACCCGCACTTCCCCGGATACGCATGGATGCCGGACAGTTGACTCAGATCATCATGAATCTGGCGGTTAATGCGCGCGATGCCATGCCGGAAGGCGGACTTTTTTCTGTTTCAGCGGAACAGATTGTTCTGGAGCAGCAGGAAACAGGGATGCCCGGAAGCCGGCCGGGGTCATTCATCCGGTTGTCATTTTCCGATACCGGCAGTGGGATTGAACCCCGGATTCTTTCGCGTCTGTTCGAGCCGTTTTTCACGACGAAGGATGTAGGTAAAGGCACCGGCCTCGGTCTTTCTGTGGTTTACGGAATTATGCAGCAGAATAACGGATGGGTGAATGTAAGCAGTGAAAAGGGGAGCGGAACCACTTTCTCGCTCTATTTTCCCGTGGCGGAAACACATGGAGGTGATGATCCGGACCGGGCCGGATCGCAGGAAAGCGATTTCCTTCGGATTCTGGTGGTGGAGGACGACCCCCAGCTTCAGCCCCTGTTTAAGGAGGTTCTTGAAGCCGCAGAGTTTTCAGTATACATAGCCGGCTCGATCAAGGAGGCCATGCGTTGGCTCCAGCGTCTGGAAAACAGAATCGATCTTTTATTGACCGATATGCAGCTTTCGGATGGGTACGGTATCGATCTGGCAGACCGGTTGCGAAAAGATTACCCGCATCTTCCGGTGCTGCTCTGCAGCGGCTATCCGGAGCAGGAGCAACGCTGGGAGAATCTTGAACAAAGCAGTTACGTTTTTTTGCATAAACCTTTCACTGCAGTCGGGTTGATGAATTCGATCCAGAAGGCGGTGATTAAAATTGAACAGGAGAACAGGGATGGCGACCATTATCGTTATTGA